In Solanum pennellii chromosome 7, SPENNV200, the following are encoded in one genomic region:
- the LOC107024314 gene encoding sugar transport protein 7 isoform X1, whose protein sequence is MAGGGIGSIGVNKERAENYNGKLTLYVIIACIVAAVGGSLFGYDIGISGGVTSMDEFLRRFFYSVYLKKQHVHEDNYCKYNNQVLAAFTSSLYMAGLVASPVASPITRNYGRRASIICGGISFFIGAVLNAAAVNLGMLLSGRIMLGVGIGFGNQAVPLYLSEMAPAHLRGCLNMMFQLATTLGIFTANMINYGTSKLHPWGWRLSLGLAAAPAFVMTVGGILLPETPNSLIEQGNKTKGRRVLERIRGTENVDAEFEDMVDASELARSVKHPFRNILKRRNRPQLIMAILMPTFQILTGINIILFYAPVLFQSMGFKRAASLYSSALTGAVLASSTLLSMATVDRWGRRVLLITGGIQMIICQVIVAIILGLKFGSDKELSRGYSIVVVVFICLFVAAFGYSWGPLGWTVPSEIFPLETRSAGQSITVTVNLFFTFAIAQSFLSLLCAMRFGIFLFFSCWIAVMTIFIYLFLPETKGVPIEEMMRLWEKHWFWKKIVSEDQQVKNTNGLNHA, encoded by the exons ATGGCAGGAGGAGGAATTGGTTCAATTGGTGTAAACAAAGAAAGAGCTGAAAATTACAATGGAAAACTCACTCTTTATGTCATCATAGCATGTATTGTTGCTGCTGTTGGAGGTTCACTCTTTGGATATGATATTGGAATTTCAG GGGGAGTGACATCGATGGATGAATTTCTTCGTCGATTCTTCTACTCAGTATACCTAAAGAAGCAGCACGTTCACGAAGACAACTATTGCAAGTATAATAACCAAGTTCTTGCTGCATTTACCTCGTCTTTATACATGGCTGGTTTAGTTGCATCTCCGGTAGCATCTCCTATCACAAGGAACTATGGACGTCGTGCAAGTATAATATGCGGTGGCATTAGTTTCTTCATTGGAGCAGTTCTTAATGCCGCTGCTGTCAACCTTGGCATGCTTCTTTCCGGACGAATTATGCTAGGTGTTGGAATTGGCTTTGGCAACCAG GCAGTTCCGTTATATTTATCAGAGATGGCACCAGCACACCTAAGAGGATGTCTGAACATGATGTTTCAATTAGCAACAACACTCGGAATCTTCACAGCAAACATGATAAACTATGGAACAAGTAAACTCCATCCATGGGGATGGAGACTTTCGTTAGGCTTAGCAGCAGCACCGGCTTTCGTTATGACAGTTGGAGGCATTCTTCTTCCCGAGACACCGAACAGCTTAATCGAACAAGGAAATAAAACTAAAGGGAGACGTGTTTTAGAGAGGATAAGAGGAACCGAGAATGTAGATGCAGAATTCGAAGACATGGTGGATGCAAGTGAATTGGCACGTTCGGTAAAGCATCCGTTTAGAAACATTCTTAAAAGGAGAAACAGGCCTCAGTTAATCATGGCGATTTTGATGCCGACTTTTCAGATACTTACAGGCATTAACATCATACTTTTTTATGCCCCAGTATTGTTTCAGAGTATGGGGTTTAAAAGAGCAGCCTCTCTGTATTCCTCTGCTTTGACTGGTGCAGTTCTTGCTTCATCTACACTTTTATCGATGGCCACTGTCGATAGATGGGGTCGAAGAGTTCTTCTTATCACCGGTGGAATCCAAATGATCATCTGTCAG GTCATTGTTGCGATAATCTTGGGACTCAAATTTGGTAGTGACAAGGAGCTATCAAGAGGTTACTCGATTGTAGTAGTTGTTTTCATTTGCCTCTTTGTAGCGGCGTTTGGATACTCATGGGGGCCTCTTGGATGGACAGTGCCAAGTGAAATTTTCCCTTTAGAGACGAGATCAGCAGGCCAAAGTATCACAGTTACTGTGAATTTGTTCTTCACATTTGCGATAGCACAATCTTTCCTCTCACTTTTATGTGCTATGAGGTTCGGGATTTTCCTGTTTTTCTCCTGTTGGATTGCTGTCATGACGATATTCATCTATCTGTTCTTGCCTGAAACAAAGGGAGTTCCGATTGAAGAGATGATGCGTCTTTGGGAAAAGCATTGGTTCTGGAAGAAGATCGTTTCGGAGGATCAACAAGTTAAAAACACAAATGGACTCAATCATGCTTGA
- the LOC107024314 gene encoding sugar carrier protein A isoform X2 has protein sequence MHGGVTSMDEFLRRFFYSVYLKKQHVHEDNYCKYNNQVLAAFTSSLYMAGLVASPVASPITRNYGRRASIICGGISFFIGAVLNAAAVNLGMLLSGRIMLGVGIGFGNQAVPLYLSEMAPAHLRGCLNMMFQLATTLGIFTANMINYGTSKLHPWGWRLSLGLAAAPAFVMTVGGILLPETPNSLIEQGNKTKGRRVLERIRGTENVDAEFEDMVDASELARSVKHPFRNILKRRNRPQLIMAILMPTFQILTGINIILFYAPVLFQSMGFKRAASLYSSALTGAVLASSTLLSMATVDRWGRRVLLITGGIQMIICQVIVAIILGLKFGSDKELSRGYSIVVVVFICLFVAAFGYSWGPLGWTVPSEIFPLETRSAGQSITVTVNLFFTFAIAQSFLSLLCAMRFGIFLFFSCWIAVMTIFIYLFLPETKGVPIEEMMRLWEKHWFWKKIVSEDQQVKNTNGLNHA, from the exons ATGCACG GGGGAGTGACATCGATGGATGAATTTCTTCGTCGATTCTTCTACTCAGTATACCTAAAGAAGCAGCACGTTCACGAAGACAACTATTGCAAGTATAATAACCAAGTTCTTGCTGCATTTACCTCGTCTTTATACATGGCTGGTTTAGTTGCATCTCCGGTAGCATCTCCTATCACAAGGAACTATGGACGTCGTGCAAGTATAATATGCGGTGGCATTAGTTTCTTCATTGGAGCAGTTCTTAATGCCGCTGCTGTCAACCTTGGCATGCTTCTTTCCGGACGAATTATGCTAGGTGTTGGAATTGGCTTTGGCAACCAG GCAGTTCCGTTATATTTATCAGAGATGGCACCAGCACACCTAAGAGGATGTCTGAACATGATGTTTCAATTAGCAACAACACTCGGAATCTTCACAGCAAACATGATAAACTATGGAACAAGTAAACTCCATCCATGGGGATGGAGACTTTCGTTAGGCTTAGCAGCAGCACCGGCTTTCGTTATGACAGTTGGAGGCATTCTTCTTCCCGAGACACCGAACAGCTTAATCGAACAAGGAAATAAAACTAAAGGGAGACGTGTTTTAGAGAGGATAAGAGGAACCGAGAATGTAGATGCAGAATTCGAAGACATGGTGGATGCAAGTGAATTGGCACGTTCGGTAAAGCATCCGTTTAGAAACATTCTTAAAAGGAGAAACAGGCCTCAGTTAATCATGGCGATTTTGATGCCGACTTTTCAGATACTTACAGGCATTAACATCATACTTTTTTATGCCCCAGTATTGTTTCAGAGTATGGGGTTTAAAAGAGCAGCCTCTCTGTATTCCTCTGCTTTGACTGGTGCAGTTCTTGCTTCATCTACACTTTTATCGATGGCCACTGTCGATAGATGGGGTCGAAGAGTTCTTCTTATCACCGGTGGAATCCAAATGATCATCTGTCAG GTCATTGTTGCGATAATCTTGGGACTCAAATTTGGTAGTGACAAGGAGCTATCAAGAGGTTACTCGATTGTAGTAGTTGTTTTCATTTGCCTCTTTGTAGCGGCGTTTGGATACTCATGGGGGCCTCTTGGATGGACAGTGCCAAGTGAAATTTTCCCTTTAGAGACGAGATCAGCAGGCCAAAGTATCACAGTTACTGTGAATTTGTTCTTCACATTTGCGATAGCACAATCTTTCCTCTCACTTTTATGTGCTATGAGGTTCGGGATTTTCCTGTTTTTCTCCTGTTGGATTGCTGTCATGACGATATTCATCTATCTGTTCTTGCCTGAAACAAAGGGAGTTCCGATTGAAGAGATGATGCGTCTTTGGGAAAAGCATTGGTTCTGGAAGAAGATCGTTTCGGAGGATCAACAAGTTAAAAACACAAATGGACTCAATCATGCTTGA